GGTGCGGGTCCGGGTCCGCGGCGACCGGGTCCTCCTGTCGGGGCGGGCGGTGACGGTGGTCCGGGGCGAACTGCTCTGAAAGGGGGAGCCGGCGCAACCAGCCGGAGGTGCGGACCGTAGAGAGTCACCGGGCCCCGCTTCGGGGGGCCGGCGACGACAAGGAAAGGGGAAATCGAAGATGGCCAAGGCGCACGAGATCGAGTACGAGATCCAGGGCGAAGAGATGCAGTTTGTGGAGATCCTCCTGGATCCCGGGGAAACCGTCGTCTCCGAGGCCGGCTCCATGATGTTCATGGGGCCCGGGATCCAGATGGAGACCCGCTTCGGAACGGCGGAAGGCGGCGGGCTCATGGACAAGCTCTTCTCGGCCGGCAAGCGGATCCTCACCGGAGAAAGCCTGTTCCTCACGACCTTCACCCACCGGGGATCGGGCAAGGGGAAGGCGGCCTTCGCCGCCCCCTATCCCGGAAAGATCATCCCCCTGGATCTCCGCGCGCTGGGCCCCATGCTCTGCCAGAAGGACAGCTACCTCTGCTCGGCCCTGGGGGTGAACGTCTCCATCGCCTTCACGAAGCGCTTCGGGGCGGGCCTCTTCGGGGGGGAAGGCTTCATCCTCCAGCGGCTCGAAGGGGACGGCCTCGCCTTCGTCCACGCGGGGGGCACCATCCTTTCCATGGACCTCGCGCCGGGAGAAGTCCTCCGCGTGGACACCGGGTGCCTCGTGGCCTTTCAGCCCACGGTGGCCTACGACATCCAGTTCGTGGGGAGCGTCAAGAGCGCCCTGTTCGGCGGGGAGGGCCTCTTCTTCGCCCAGATGACGGGGCCGGGCAGGGTCTATCTGCAGTCGCTCCCCTTCAGCCGGCTGGCGGGGAGGATCTTCGCGGCCGCGCCCCAGCGGGGCGGGCGGCGCGAGGAGGGCTCCCTCCTCGGAGGGCTGGGAGGGATCCTGGACGGCGACAACCACTGACCTTGGGGGTGAGGCTCCCCGGCGGGCGCCTCACCACCCTCGATGGGTCCGCCACTCCGCGACCACCTC
This portion of the Acidobacteriota bacterium genome encodes:
- a CDS encoding TIGR00266 family protein, producing MAKAHEIEYEIQGEEMQFVEILLDPGETVVSEAGSMMFMGPGIQMETRFGTAEGGGLMDKLFSAGKRILTGESLFLTTFTHRGSGKGKAAFAAPYPGKIIPLDLRALGPMLCQKDSYLCSALGVNVSIAFTKRFGAGLFGGEGFILQRLEGDGLAFVHAGGTILSMDLAPGEVLRVDTGCLVAFQPTVAYDIQFVGSVKSALFGGEGLFFAQMTGPGRVYLQSLPFSRLAGRIFAAAPQRGGRREEGSLLGGLGGILDGDNH